Below is a window of Molothrus aeneus isolate 106 chromosome 14, BPBGC_Maene_1.0, whole genome shotgun sequence DNA.
ATCTTCTGGTTTCTAGATCaccaaaaggggaaaaaaaggcattttttagaTATTTCTATTAGTAAAAGCCAAGGTATGTTTAAAGAGAAGATTTAGATGTGTCAAGGGCCTCTGAGCCAAGGaattgtttcttcttttgctgttcTCTTTGTTAGCAGTTAAgctgaggtgttggggctgagGGGGATTCTGGCAGTGCCACTCATGCTTTGGGTCAGTGTACAGAATCTTCTACATGGGAAGGGTGTTTAATTTTCTGGGGATGTGGGTGGAGAAGAGCGACATCAGCCTGACTTTTGGTGATTTTTACGACTCAGTTCCTTCACCTACTTTGCTTTGGAGACCAAGCTCAAGCAGCACAGACTCCTCTGCTCCTGatccttcccagccctgttcTTCATGTTCCTAGTGCATGCCATGCTCTtgcccagctgtgcagaggTGCAGGGtagcacagctcagcctgcctGGAGCCCTCTGGAtcctcctgcccacagcagcctcaCGTTCCCAGCCTGGCGtcacctgcagagctctcagtcACCCCGTGCAGTGTTCCTGTTCTAGACATCCCAATGTGCTCCCAGCACGGCAGCTGGCACAGTTCCAGCCCCTCCTCTTTGTTCCCCATGCCCCAGGTGTCGGTGCCCTTCACTTGGGCTATTAATCCCACCTAACTTGGGGGAGAAGCCCCAGTTCATACGTTCCTGTTCTCAGGTATTTCCCAAATGTGTGACACATCCCCAACCCTGGTGTCATCCTGCTGGGTGCTTCTCcaccctgtgccatggccaAGGTAGTGCCCAGGTGAGTACAGGGACATTTCTGGTGTGTTCTGTGTACCTGGCACAGAGACCTGATGGTGTGTGGACCAATTCCTcatccaaaaccccaaaattccgcTGGTGAAGCCAGGCTTGGAGCCAGCTATTGACCTGCTGGCTCTGTTTGTCCCCTCACCATTCCCTGCAGTAGGAAGGACAGAGGAGAGCActtcctgtgctcctgctccctttcccaCTCACCCCAAGGCTCTGAGGTCTCTCCAGATCCCTTGCATTTCTTCCTGCACCTTCATCCTCCAGCCCCAGTGAATCATCCTCCTTGTTGTTGTTCCcactggcagagcctggcaccagTTCTCCCCAGGCACTGGGCGAGCCAGGGTGGTCACAGAGCAGACACCCCTGCTGTGCTAGGTGGGAATGTGGCACCTGTGCCACCTGTCCCTTGGGGTCAGCCAGGTGGAGAGAGAGCAGGGTGGTGTGTACTCAGTGAGAGCTCTCCTTGGGAAAATCAAGGAAGAAACTTGAGGAGTCAGGACAGTTGCAGAGCCCTGAGAGCAGCCGTGGCTGGAGCACCcggaggcagggaaggggtggTGGGGTCGGTGGGGACGGGGCTGGGCTCCCCAGTGTGGCAGCTCCCGCAGCACAAGGACTGGCTGGGTCCCAGCCTCTGTtggctgcagggtgggagctgggatATGGGGCCAGGGCACCGTGGGCAGCCAGAGCCACCTCCTGGGGGTctgagggggctggggctgttggAGAGACCGGGCAGGTTGTTCCAtggggcagcagaagggagagGAGCCAGGACCTGTGGGGCAATGGCTGGTGCTGTGGAAGTGATTCAGGGCTAGAGCACCCCAGGgtcctgctgcttcccctgtcccagggcctTTCCAGAGGGGCTGAGGTTTCTCCCAGGAGAAATCTATCCTGCAGATGGGCTGCTGATGTgacacccagggatgggtgACTGAGATCTTCCCTTGGGACCAGGCTGTTCCCACGTAGGCTGTTGCTCTCCTTGCTCCCAACACTGAGCGCTTGCCACACTGGGAGCAGATAAAaacccttttaaaaaatgctctgACTAGTTGTGTCCCTGCAGATGAATGCTGTATTTTTAAggaataaacattttttatgGGCAAATCTTGGGCCTGCTGCTTTCTTTGTtgttccaacccaaaccattccatgatcaTGGGACAGGAGCCCGGCTGTGGCCCCCAAAGGGATCAAGGCAAGGAGTGTGTTCATTGGCAAGGAAGTGCTGATTTTGGGTGTTGGTAGAGGTTTGGGAGGCTCTCCAAGGTCTGTAACCCTCTGGGAACAACCTGAGCTGTAGATCCCACCCCATGAGGTCTGTGAGCTCCtcaacagcagagctctgcagggaccctGGATGTGGAGAGCATCcatgtgcccagcctgtgccagacCCTGCCAGACACTGTCACGGGGAAGATGCCATGGTGGAGCACCAGGAAGGTCTGCATGGAGTGCTGAGGTGGGAATCATCCACTGGCCCTCCCCAACCAGCCCAGGCCACACGTTCCCAGTTTAGGTTTTaccaggcagcacagctgatgCTTTGGGGGTGTCCTGGTTGCCCAtggatgggagcaggaaaagctgaggaTGGAGGGGATTGAGCAATGAGCAATCCCTGCCAAGGCTCTGTGTCCAGCGTGGGAAGAGCAATTCCTtccatccagccctgctctctctcCACACGTTGTTTCTGGCTCTCATTTCTTTGGCAGAAAATTCACATTCTCatcccctctctcctccccttgGCTGTGGCAGCTCCTTTCCATCACTTCCCCACTTCTCCTCCCGTCTGTGGGCTGGAAGGGCCCCTGGAGCCTttgaggagatgctgctgtgaAAGCCATTGTCccaaaggaggagctgggacatccaggagctgctggtgctgctgcaagAGGACACAGACAAGGTAAACGTGGGCCCTTTGTTCCAGCTGGGAAGAGAGAAACTGCAGCTGAGACTGGGGGAGCAGCCGCTGCTCCTTGGGAATGGAGGGGGCAGCTGCACTGAGCTTTCCCCATGAGATTTCCTGAAATAAGCACCAGTCCTGTTTTTGAGTTAGTGAGATTCCTGCTCTGGCATCCCCTCCAAAGGAGGGTTTTTGTGGGGCTCTGCCTTTGCCCCCACTGTGGGCCAGCATTTCTTATGGGGAGCCTGGTGCCTGTCCAGGATGAGTGAGCTCTCCTGTCCCATGGGATTCACAGGGATCActgatccctgtcccctgcagggacacccacGCTGCTCTTGTGCCTCTGGCTTGGAGGTGCTGGTCCCCAtctcagctcttcccagggacaTAAAtccacacctgggctggcaaGCAGGACAGGTGTTTGGGGTTAACTGCTGGAGGATGAGTTTTGGCAGTACCAGTGGTGGTGGCACGTCACAGGGCTCCGCAAGTGGCGCCTGTGGTTGGGCAGATAAGCAGCAGCTTGTCCAgccttctccttcctgccttctccttcctgccttccctctgctgctccctctctgactgggattcctcctcttcctcaccccATGGCAGCTGCATCCCCCAGGACTCTGCTCAGGCTGGGGATGTGGCCGTGAGCTCTGCTGGAGTGTGGGGCTTCACCTGCACAAAGGTAACTCCCTATAGTGTGTCTCTCTGGGGGtatgtccatccatccatccgtccatccatgcacagcagagctgctcctgccctgctgggacctCCGGATGCAGCAGAGGCatggagctgtccctggcaTATGGAGATGCTCTCATCTGTAACAGCCAAGGAGTTTCCTGCCCTATGCCATCCCATGGGAGCAGCATGGAAGTTATAAAAATCCCTGCATTGTGCCTCTTTAATTTGAtagagggcagggatagatgggatattgggaaggaattccatcctagggtgggcaggccctggcacagggtgcccggagcagctgtggctgcccctggatccctggaagtgcccaaggccaggttggatggggcttggagcggcctgggacagtggaaggtgtccctgccatggcaggggtggaatgagatggtttttgaggtctcttccaatccaaaccagtGTGGGATTCTATGATGTAGGTGAATTCCCTTTTCAGTGTCCACTTACAGGGAACTCTGAACAACTCctttatatttgttttcttctttaatttatgtaattttctaaattctaatttctgaatttctaaTTTCTAACCTTTAGAAACTGAGATTTCAAACCTGGCCAGAAGGAACCAGTCTCAGGGGCTAGAGGGGGGGCAGAGACTGACGCATGAGCCCTGTCCCGTTCCTGGGGGTCTCACTTCATCCCTTGAGACTTCcaggcatttatttttcattcttgcctTAGGCCTCTTTGGGGAGGTTCTTTTCAGAGCCTGTACTCTGACCTGAgtcctctcttctctctggggctgctgttgCTCTTTGGACCATGCTGGGTGGTGctggggtggtggcacaggtggcaccaGGAGGAGGTGGCACCGCTGGAGGCAGCCAGGTCAGTGTGGGGTGAGGAGCCAGGTCCCTGTGTGGGCTCTCCCAGAGCCTGCACACAACAGGGAGGGCTCCCCAAAGCTCTGGGAGAGGAGatggggtgcccagggtgtgTCCATGGTCTGTGgtccagcctgtgcctgagGTAAAGGGCTTCGGCACCTCTGGTCATGTGCAGTTGTTTGTGATTTAAAAGAGATAAATGATAGAATTTGGGAGAGATCTTAAAGCTTATCTCCTTCCATGCAGAGACCTTTTCCACCAgtgcaggctgctccaagccctgtccaacctggccatgGACACTTCCAAGGACAGAGCAACCACAGCtcttctgggcaccctgtgccaggtcctccctcacagggaataattccttcccaatatcaaATCTAAATATCTTCTCCTGATGCCTCCAAGGCCTTTGCTTGGAAGGTTGAAGTGAGATGAtgtggctggggctctgcaacCCCACTGGCTCTttggagaggtggcagaggGACAAATGTCTCCTGCAAAGACTCCCTGGGGTGCTCCCAGCAGTTTCTCTCCTAAAGCAGGTGTTGCTGCCATGTGTTCCTTTCACACAGGTGTGTTTTCCAGAGGACCTTTGGCTcgccccctgtgccaggccccagccctgggatgcagcccgtggccctgcagagcctgtccGAGCTGGAGAGGGCCAGTCTGCAGGAGCTGGCgctgttccagctgcaggagaggctgcCTGTGGGGCATCTCAGTCTGGACAGAGGTacagggggagaggaggggagaggagggacaggatgggagaggacaggacaggaggctCCTGCCAAGGGGGGCTGAGGCTGAGCCATTCATGCTGCTCACCCCCGCACCACAACCCAGGATGATGGTTATGGAGAGACATTTGTGACATATTTTGGTCCATTCTATTTCTCATTCCTGCTTTATTCTGAGCCCTGAAGGCCTGATCAGCCTGTGGAGGGGTTTATGTGTCCGCAGCAGTGTGAGAATGTGACCCTCCAACCCCCAAACTCAAACCAGATGTGACAACTTGGCGAGGTCTCCACTGGGATTGTCTGAGTGCCcttggggtgggatgggatttgcTGTTTGGATCCATGGCCAGCACTAAGTCCTGATGCTGGAAAGGGGCTTATGGGAGAGTGGATAATTCACTGGCACATAAAAGGGTGAATAAATTTAGGAGCTCCACAGGAACTGAGCACAGAGGCCCTGTCAGGGTTCCCGGGGTTGACTGTGTCCCCCACCAGCAAATCCAGAGAGCTGTGGTTCCCAGACTCCTTCCCAAATCCACTTCTTATCCACTTGATGTGCCTCCTGTGCCCTGGGCCATATTTTGgcatcccagcagggcaggggatgctACCAGCTCACCAGgtctggggctgggggtgcagagggAGCCTGGGGGTCTCCAGCCCTCCTTTcagtcctggcactccagggcAGGATGGAGGCTCCAGGTCTCTGGGATcctctcccagggatggggcatttcCCTCACACTGAGCACCAACTGCTTGAGGTGGCACCCAAGTCTGGCTTCCCACCTTAATATCCCAAAGATTTCATGCCATGAAATGGCATCATGAAGATCCAgcatccagcacagctcccctctccttcccagaACTCCCAgttgctccagggctgcagccctggaggaCTTTGACCACAAACATCCtgattccttttctattttgttttattttggactGTTGTAATCCCTCTTGCAgtgacaccctgcagcagcagctcctctaggGACCAGTGCAGtgccaaaaaaagccccagacCCCAGTATTTCCTTCCTGGTTGGTCAGTGTGCTGCTGGATAATTTATGCTGGCTTCTACTCATGTTCCTCATTCCAGCTGTCAGAGCTTTCCTCTAAGTCCTacaaaataacccaaacaagTAGATATAAGCTGTTCCTAGGAAGAGAATTCTTCAGGAATGAAGAGTATGAGCCAGAATAGGGTGATGTGTCCTGGAAGGATTTAGGGTGGGCAGTGAGTGAATTCTTAGTTCACTGCTGCTGGATGTGTGAGGTGGGATTCCTACAGAGCAGGATGGGATTTGTAGTGGTGTTTTGTACAACTTTTTATGTCTGTGCTCTGTAAAACGTTCCCAAAAGCCTTTCTGGGTGTCACTGCTCGTCTAGAGCCATGgggtccctccatcccttcacCCACAGAGGATGGTGCCCATCTCTGGGAATGTTCTCCAAGCAGTGATGTCCATCTCCAGGGctggtccctgggcagctgctgcccactgTGTGTCCCAGGACACTCCCGGATCTTCTCAGGGTCATGGCTGCAGTGTCCcctggctggaggctgcagagggacagggagcctATGCTGAGCCCCAAGATGCTGGTGCTGAACCttccccttttcttctcctcctaGATGGCTCCAAAGGCATTAAATCCATCCGGCAGAAGCTGGAGAGCTTCTCGAAGGAGAGAAAAGGTGAGCAGCCTCACTTTTACCTGGGCTTTAGAATCCCTGCTCTCAGGGGGAATGGGTGATTTTTGGTGGGGTGGGAGGTGCCTGAATCCAGTAGGATGCTTCATCACAGTTGTTCTGCTGTTCTTGGAATGGCACGAGCTTGATGGAGCCTGGAAGGACGGAAAGGTGTGTGGAATGTGTGCAAtgtgaaatgcattttcaagGTGAACACCTATAAATGCGTCTATCTGCCCATTTTGCCCCACTCTTGTTACCTCCAGTTCTATCTTAGCATCCTCTGAAGGACCTCAGTGACAACCCTGGGGTACACAGAATCCTAGAGCAGAGCCAGGTGGGAATGAGCTTCCCCACACCAGTACAAAACCCATTCAAGGAAACTACTGAAATTAATGCCTCGTATTTTACTTAGTACAATGCTTAAACATATCAATCATTGTACAACATGCTGGTAGCAACCTAGTAGCTGTTTGATCTCTGTCTGTAGTAAAAGCATTGTATAGTTTCAATCCCAAAAGTTCCCAGAGAGGGAGTGATAACATAGAAGCTTCATCCGCAGCTGGAAACCGCTTCTGAATGCATAATAGTAAGTCCTTTAACTCAGATTTTGAAACGTTACAGGAATTAGATTTGACCAGATCTTTAAGGTTTAATAAATATCTCCAGGCAAATTGGACATCTTGTGTCCTAACATGTTCCCTGAGTCTTACCTGATGTTGAGCAACAGGCAAGTCCTTGTTGGATCTCTGTCCTGATCGAGCCAGCGACGAGGGCAGAAATCCAACTTCTCTCTTCTTGCAAGAGTTATGATCCCAGGATTCATGCTTGTCTCAGCAACACTTCACAAAAATGACCTCGGGGCTTTCTGGCAGGTCAGACAGTTTAGTTATCTGCTCCCCACACAGGCCACCAGTTTGTTGGACAATACTCTCTTCTTGATCTCGAGATGGGGCAgctgagaggcattttaaaatatttttttccattttcagtctcatgagaagggtgagacagcacagatgttataattcatgccatcacaatcagaaaccaactatttcctaattacaatacactATGAGTCtttcttggcctatcagcttttTGCCACGCCATGCTGTAGATGTCTTAAAGCCAATCATCTAAAACTACCCCTCGTGGGTCCTGATATAATGCATTTTTCAtagttttatttctctaaaGTATCTAGTCTTATTTGTAAGGTCatcttttgacatttttttctagCTCCATTTTTCTCTCAACAATATCTGTCTTATTCTATGGTATTTCTAAGTTAGCATTTCTTGTCTCAAAGTCTGCATACGGATGTACACTGTGTGGGCCTTCTGTTAGGCCCTGAGAACTCTCTACAAGTCCATTTCTCACAGTTAGAATTTGGAAAGGATCTTTTGGTGATTTATGAAGTTGTTGCTTCATAGATGCCATGGCATCTTCATGGGGCTGTAGCCAGTCAAAGGAAGGAAACTCCTGGAAAAACTGGGACGGGCTCCAACAAGCCCACAGAGCAGGCCCCTGTgtctcctccctgtccccccagccccccatttcccatggggtgcccccccccccccttggCTCTTTGGCACCCAGGGTCCCACCACACCTTTCAGACtctccaggaggagcagctcccttGGGGATTGCCTGGCTCCCTGGGACAGCACCGCGCGCTCCAGGCGCTCCTGGGGGCAGGACACGGGGGttcatccctgcagctccctcactGCAATTCCCTCCCTGCCGTGTTCCCCCAGACTGCTCTCCCCACACCTTCGGGGTGCCGCTCGCCCAGGTCATCGCCAATGACCGCGCCTGCCGGCAGCTGCAGGAGGCCGTGGGCAGGAGCCGGCGGCTCTGCCTGGAGGTGGAGGCCACGGTGACGAGGTTCCGGGCCCAGAGGCACAGGAGGCTGGGAATGGGCACCAGCTGCATCCGGGCACCCGACGggggctgcccagaggagcCTCTTTCCCCAGTGCTTGTGGACAAGAGCTCCTGGAGCCAGCGGAGGGTATGGTCCCCAAAATGGGCTGTGGtggtgctgtgggatgggggcaTCTGAATTTGGCAATAAATGggattttccaggattttttcttaCTGACTGAGTGGGTTGTGTCCCAGGCTGGGCCGGTCCCAGTCTGTCCTCAGGGAAATGGTGATGTCCCCAGCGCCCTCAGAGATGGACTGTGAGGAGTGGGAGGACCCTCACTAGCAAAGCTCTTATGGAGATGAGGTTACCAGGGGGACATTTAAGGgtccagagggcagggatggatgggatattgggaaggaattcttccccaTAAGgatggggaggccctggcacagggtacccagagaagctgtgggtgcccctggatccctggcagtgtccaagatCAGggtggacactggggcttggagcagcctgggacagtggaaggtgtccctgcccatggcaggggtggcactggatgctGCCCTTTCCCAGAAACCCGTGAGGTCACGGCAGTGACAGATCTGTGAGGTCATTCCTGCCACCTCCAAATGCCCTCTGCTCCATCACAGGGGGCCATGTCTGTGGATTCCATCACGGACCTGAGTGAcaatgcctctgagctgctggaggccCTGCAGCTCTCACACCCCCATGAGCTGGACCCTCGCAGGAGCCGTGGCAAGAAGAAGCAGCTGAGCCTGAACCCCATCACCTGGCAGGTGCCACGGATTGTGGACAGGTGCTGCACTCACCTTGAGACACACGGTAAGGGCTGGAAAAACCCTGTGTGTGGCCACCAGGACATCCTGGCCTGACCACCCCAAGGTGGGAGGAAGGCCAGGTTTAATGGGCACCATGGGATTCACCTgaaggttggactcgatggtcttggAGGTCATTCCCAACCTGAATGCTTCTGTGAGTCCTGGGGCAGGGCATCTTCCAAAAAGCCTCCTGTGGAGAGTCCTCTGGGTTGGATGCAGCACCAGAGGGGAATGTTACAGAGGAGGGAAtgtcactgtgtgtgtcagTGACCATCTCCTGGTGCCTCAACCTCTGCTGCACATCTAGCCCTTGCTTACAGTGACTGTAGGGACGGGatctcctcccttcccacagccaaCCCAAGGAAATCTCATGgctccacagcctttccttttcctcactgcctggagaagggaaagccaTGTAAGAGAAGCCCTACCACGGTGCTGAGGtgctcccaggagcagccagggtggCAGGGAGCAGTGGGAATGCACAGCACTAACCTCTCTGTCCCCCAGGGCTCCAAACTGTTGGCATCTTCCGTGTTGGAAGCTCCAAGAAAAGAGTCCAGCAGGTAAAGGGAGGCATTCACTGCATCCTCTGGCTGTGCCTTGTCGGGGATAGAGGCTCGTGTGGATGGGGATGGATAGAGCTGACATTGGTGTGGAGAGGTCTGAAACAGACTAGAACTGACTGTGATTTTCATCCTTCCCATTTCTTCCATCTCCAAGCTGAGGGAGGAGTTTGACCGAGGGCTGGATGTTTTCTTGGATGAGCATCAAAGTGTTCATGATGTGGCTGCCCTGCTCAAAGAGTTTCTCCGGGATATGCCTGATTCCCTGATTCCCAGAGAGCTCTATGGAGCcttcctcagcacagccagtgAGTACCTGTGGGGCAGAGCCTGCACAGCCGCAGGAGGATTTGTGTTGGGGGCACCTCTCACTTggtcaggttgctccaagtcctgtccagcctgactttggacactgccaggaatgGATCCTTCCTCACCACCCTTCTTTTCCAAAGCTTCTGGGATGGGTGTTgtgctccctggcactgccacatgCAGTTACTGTAATCGGTGGATTTGGTGGGGCttttgtttgatttcttttgaattGGACTCTAAACATCCCTCTGGTCCGTGACATTCTTTGGCTGCGTGGCTGTGCAATATCCAACAACACCACAGCTCTTGCTGGGTTCTCCATCCCATGGGAGGAAGGGTGGGacagcagcctggctcccaCCAGAGCTCATTCCCAAGCATGTGGAGGAGGGCTGGAAGTGCCTGGTGGGCTGGGACCCTCACTAACACTGCTCTCCCCAGCGCTGGAGGGGCAGGCCCAGCTGGACacgctgcagctgctgctgttcctgctgcccccGTGCCACAGTGACACCCTGCTGCGCCTCCTGCGCTTCCTGGCCGAGGTGGCCCGGCACGCCGAGAGCTCCTGGGACCCCGAGGGCCGTCAGGTGAGGCTGCTGCTCCCGAGGGGCTGCCCTGGAAAGGTGCTcgggctgctgtggctgcaacTGAGTGGGGCTGCTGCAAGCTTGGGGGAGAAAACAAATCCTTCATGGAATCCTGGGATCATTGTGGTTGGAAAAAGTGGGGATGGGATGAGTGTGTGCTCCAGAACCTCAAGCCCTTTGTGCTGGCCCTGC
It encodes the following:
- the ARHGAP36 gene encoding rho GTPase-activating protein 36, translated to MLGGAGVVAQVAPGGGGTAGGSQRTFGSPPVPGPSPGMQPVALQSLSELERASLQELALFQLQERLPVGHLSLDRDGSKGIKSIRQKLESFSKERKDCSPHTFGVPLAQVIANDRACRQLQEAVGRSRRLCLEVEATVTRFRAQRHRRLGMGTSCIRAPDGGCPEEPLSPVLVDKSSWSQRRGAMSVDSITDLSDNASELLEALQLSHPHELDPRRSRGKKKQLSLNPITWQVPRIVDRCCTHLETHGLQTVGIFRVGSSKKRVQQLREEFDRGLDVFLDEHQSVHDVAALLKEFLRDMPDSLIPRELYGAFLSTATLEGQAQLDTLQLLLFLLPPCHSDTLLRLLRFLAEVARHAESSWDPEGRQIPGNKMTVSNLATVFGPNILQKEKPGEKDAGALNFEDSAAIILVLQRLIEHHHSLFMVSPEMQCDVLRRLFQTDPDVIEYLLRRKFPDVPSPEREDPREELALSALSGWTRSLERGSVCSELYSSVSFLNLHVGI